One Bradyrhizobium sp. ISRA464 genomic window carries:
- a CDS encoding FAD-linked oxidase C-terminal domain-containing protein: MATTISSNVTRPEPQALKSAIDALAARFGNRLVTSQAVREQHAHTTTWLPTQPPDAVVMAQETSDIQDVVRICSQHRVPVIAFGTGTSLEGQVNAPAGGICIDLRDMNKVLEVHAEDLDCVIQPGVTRKTLNEHLRDQGLFFPIDPGADASLGGMTSTRASGTNAVRYGTMRENVLALKVVRGDGEIITTGTRAKKSSAGYDLTHLFVGAEGTLGIISELTIRLRGIPETIAAAACSFETVRGACQATILAIQTGIPVARIELLNAEQVKACNNYSKLSLPETPLLLLEFHGSEVEVAEQSKNFRDIAAECGGGDFSWTTKPEDRTRLWQARHDAYWSVKALRPGAGVVATDVCVPISRLADCVTETEDDLKRLNLLSPIVGHVGDGNFHCSLVCDVDNKDEMARGEEFMHRLVERAQSMGGTCTGEHGIGQGKQKYLEAELGPEALDAMRALKRALDPQNIFNPGKIVPAA, encoded by the coding sequence AGGCCGTGCGCGAGCAGCACGCGCATACCACCACGTGGCTGCCGACCCAGCCGCCGGATGCCGTGGTGATGGCGCAGGAAACATCAGACATCCAGGACGTGGTGCGGATCTGCTCGCAGCATCGCGTGCCGGTGATCGCGTTCGGCACCGGGACTTCGCTCGAGGGCCAGGTCAACGCGCCGGCCGGCGGCATCTGCATCGATCTGCGCGACATGAACAAGGTGCTGGAGGTCCATGCCGAGGACCTCGATTGCGTGATCCAGCCCGGCGTCACCCGCAAGACGCTGAACGAGCATCTGCGCGACCAGGGCCTGTTCTTTCCGATTGATCCCGGCGCCGACGCCTCGCTCGGCGGCATGACCTCGACCCGCGCCTCCGGCACCAACGCGGTGCGCTACGGCACCATGCGCGAGAACGTGCTGGCGCTGAAGGTGGTGCGCGGCGACGGCGAGATCATCACCACGGGCACGCGAGCGAAGAAGTCGTCGGCCGGCTACGATCTGACGCATCTGTTCGTCGGCGCGGAGGGCACGCTCGGCATCATCTCCGAGCTCACCATCCGCCTGCGCGGCATTCCCGAGACGATCGCGGCCGCCGCCTGCTCGTTCGAAACGGTGCGCGGCGCCTGCCAGGCCACCATCCTCGCGATCCAGACCGGCATCCCGGTCGCGCGCATCGAGCTGCTCAACGCCGAGCAGGTGAAGGCCTGCAACAACTATTCGAAGCTGTCCTTGCCGGAGACGCCGCTGCTGCTCTTGGAATTCCACGGCAGCGAGGTCGAGGTCGCCGAGCAGTCGAAGAATTTCCGCGACATCGCCGCCGAATGCGGCGGCGGCGACTTCAGCTGGACCACCAAGCCGGAGGACCGCACCAGGCTGTGGCAGGCCCGGCACGACGCCTATTGGTCGGTGAAAGCGCTGCGTCCCGGCGCCGGCGTGGTCGCAACCGACGTTTGCGTGCCGATCTCGCGGCTTGCCGACTGCGTCACCGAGACCGAGGACGATCTGAAGCGGCTCAATCTGCTGTCGCCGATCGTCGGCCATGTCGGCGACGGCAATTTCCACTGCTCGCTGGTCTGCGACGTCGACAACAAGGACGAGATGGCGCGCGGCGAGGAGTTCATGCATCGCCTGGTCGAGCGTGCCCAATCGATGGGCGGCACCTGCACCGGCGAGCACGGCATCGGCCAGGGCAAGCAGAAATACCTCGAAGCGGAGCTCGGCCCCGAGGCACTCGACGCGATGCGTGCGCTGAAGCGCGCACTCGATCCGCAGAACATCTTCAATCCCGGAAAGATCGTTCCTGCCGCATAA
- the tnpA gene encoding IS200/IS605 family transposase, whose product MEAEYNHLNHATWECKYHVVFTPKYRKKLLFGKIKRHLGQVFHDLARRKECRIEEGHLMPDHVHMLISIPPKYSVAQIIGYMKGKSSIWIAQNVERKMRNFLGHKFWARGYFVTTVGRDEEMIRAYIKNQEMADQQLDQFELKISAAPKSKQSS is encoded by the coding sequence ATGGAAGCAGAGTACAATCATCTTAATCACGCGACTTGGGAGTGCAAGTACCACGTCGTGTTTACGCCGAAGTACCGCAAGAAGCTGCTGTTCGGGAAGATCAAGCGACATCTGGGCCAGGTATTTCACGATCTGGCACGACGGAAGGAGTGCCGGATCGAGGAAGGTCACCTGATGCCGGATCATGTCCACATGCTGATATCGATACCTCCGAAATATTCGGTGGCGCAGATCATCGGGTATATGAAGGGGAAGAGTTCGATCTGGATCGCGCAGAACGTCGAACGGAAGATGCGAAATTTCCTGGGCCACAAATTCTGGGCACGCGGATATTTTGTCACGACCGTCGGCCGCGATGAGGAAATGATCCGGGCCTACATCAAGAATCAGGAAATGGCCGACCAGCAACTGGATCAGTTTGAGCTAAAGATTTCAGCTGCCCCAAAATCCAAGCAATCGTCCTAA
- a CDS encoding methyl-accepting chemotaxis protein, producing the protein MLSRLSIRNKIAIVISLLLAGMTGMGLLAILKMRDINSKTVEIQNGWLPGVRTLGDLRAGANNYRSILRGHMLSETAEAKAEAETRLRAQVELSNKTRQAYEKLITSPEERAAYAEWAREWDVYMQLAEKVIALSRANEAGGLPREAVKLNEAQAIPQGQKADALIAKSVELMNAGANTAGAEAAKNYDSALMIIISIIGVATVVGAGIGIYLVREVSSGIASIVKPMQALGAGDLTAVVPHQGERTEIGSMADALQVFKQALIDKRAADEAAAADAEAKIERGQRVDRITREFEAMIGEIVETVSSASTELEASAVTLTATAERSQHLATSVAAASEQASTNVQSVASATEEMAASVTEIGRRVQESADIASHAVGQARKTNDRVGELASAAARIGDVVELITSIAGQTNLLALNATIEAARAGEAGRGFAVVASEVKALAEQTARATGEISVQISGIQAATQESVEAIKQVGDTIGRMSEIASTIASAVEEQGAATQEISRNVQQAAQGTRQVSSDVIDVERGAGETGSASSQVLSAAQSLSSDSTRLKVEVSRFLDAVRAA; encoded by the coding sequence ATGCTCTCCCGCCTTTCAATTCGCAACAAGATCGCCATTGTCATTTCGCTGCTTCTCGCCGGCATGACCGGCATGGGCTTGCTTGCAATCCTGAAGATGCGCGACATCAATTCCAAGACTGTCGAGATTCAGAACGGCTGGCTGCCCGGCGTGCGCACGCTCGGCGATTTGCGCGCCGGCGCCAACAATTATCGCAGCATCCTGCGCGGACACATGCTGTCGGAGACGGCCGAGGCGAAGGCGGAGGCCGAGACGCGCCTGAGGGCGCAGGTGGAGCTCAGCAACAAGACGCGACAGGCATATGAGAAGCTGATCACCTCGCCCGAAGAGCGGGCGGCCTATGCGGAATGGGCGCGCGAATGGGATGTCTACATGCAGCTCGCGGAGAAGGTCATCGCGCTCTCGCGCGCCAATGAAGCCGGTGGCCTGCCCCGCGAAGCGGTTAAGCTGAACGAGGCGCAGGCCATTCCGCAGGGACAAAAGGCGGACGCGCTGATCGCCAAGAGCGTCGAGCTCATGAATGCAGGAGCCAACACCGCGGGAGCGGAGGCGGCGAAGAACTATGACTCGGCGTTGATGATCATCATCTCCATCATCGGCGTGGCGACCGTGGTTGGCGCCGGCATCGGCATCTATCTGGTGAGGGAGGTCTCGAGCGGCATTGCCTCGATCGTGAAACCGATGCAGGCGCTTGGCGCGGGCGATTTGACGGCCGTCGTGCCGCATCAGGGCGAGAGGACCGAGATCGGCTCCATGGCCGACGCGTTGCAGGTGTTCAAGCAGGCGTTGATCGACAAGCGCGCAGCCGACGAGGCCGCCGCGGCGGACGCCGAAGCCAAGATTGAGCGCGGTCAGCGCGTCGACCGGATCACCCGCGAGTTCGAGGCGATGATCGGCGAAATCGTCGAGACAGTCTCCTCGGCTTCGACCGAGCTGGAGGCATCCGCCGTCACGTTGACGGCGACGGCCGAGCGCTCACAGCATCTCGCAACCTCCGTTGCCGCCGCCTCGGAGCAGGCGTCGACCAATGTGCAATCCGTGGCGTCGGCAACCGAGGAGATGGCAGCGTCGGTCACGGAGATCGGTCGCCGGGTGCAGGAATCCGCCGATATCGCCAGTCACGCCGTCGGGCAGGCCCGCAAGACCAACGATCGCGTCGGCGAACTCGCCAGCGCCGCCGCCCGGATTGGCGATGTGGTCGAGCTGATCACCAGTATCGCCGGCCAGACCAATCTTCTGGCACTGAACGCCACCATCGAGGCCGCGCGCGCAGGGGAAGCCGGCCGAGGGTTCGCTGTGGTCGCGTCGGAAGTGAAGGCTCTGGCCGAGCAGACCGCCCGGGCGACAGGTGAGATCAGCGTGCAGATCTCCGGCATTCAGGCGGCGACGCAGGAGTCGGTGGAGGCGATCAAGCAGGTCGGCGACACCATCGGCCGCATGTCCGAGATCGCATCGACGATCGCGTCCGCGGTCGAAGAGCAGGGCGCTGCCACGCAAGAAATCTCGCGGAACGTGCAGCAGGCCGCGCAGGGGACCAGGCAGGTGTCGTCGGACGTCATCGATGTGGAGCGTGGCGCCGGCGAAACGGGCTCCGCCTCGTCGCAGGTTCTGTCCGCGGCGCAATCGCTGTCGTCCGACAGCACGCGGCTGAAGGTCGAGGTGAGCAGGTTCCTGGACGCGGTGCGCGCGGCTTGA
- a CDS encoding MFS transporter, whose amino-acid sequence MRLPFFYGWIIVAVTFVTMAIGVNARTAFSLFYPPIISEFGWERGVTAGAFSFGFVASGIASPLIGRMMDRRGPRAVMELGVALMGSGLLLAPLTTQPWHLYLTIGVLVGAGSVCLGYSGQSLFVPNWFIRRRGLAIGLAFAGVGIGSVTLLPWVQHMIEQTSWRTACTAMGILVLVVLAPINLLLHKRPEDIGLRPDGDAAPTATSAKPASNIVDPVWAGTDWTLPRALRTARFWWIAVGYFCGLYIWYAVQVHQTKFLLDIGFSSSVGVWALGVVSLLGIPGQIWLGHLSDRIGREWVWAISCFGFVICFAALVALRYWPAMPLIYLMVFTQGALGYGLTSVMGPVVLEIFQGKHYGSIFGTIMLAALAGGAAGPWATGQLYDLSGSYTAGFTLGIAMSLLSAIAIWQAAPGKVRAVAGQMHKIASKA is encoded by the coding sequence ATGCGACTTCCCTTCTTCTATGGCTGGATCATCGTCGCGGTGACCTTCGTCACCATGGCGATCGGCGTCAACGCGCGCACCGCGTTCTCGCTGTTCTATCCTCCGATCATCAGCGAGTTCGGCTGGGAGCGCGGCGTTACGGCCGGTGCGTTTTCGTTCGGCTTCGTCGCGTCCGGCATCGCGAGCCCGCTGATCGGGCGGATGATGGACCGTCGCGGGCCGCGCGCGGTGATGGAGCTTGGCGTCGCGTTGATGGGCTCCGGGTTGTTGCTCGCGCCGCTGACCACGCAGCCCTGGCATCTCTATCTCACGATTGGCGTGCTGGTCGGTGCCGGCAGCGTCTGCCTCGGCTATTCCGGTCAGTCGCTGTTCGTACCGAACTGGTTCATCCGGCGCCGCGGGCTGGCGATCGGGTTGGCCTTCGCCGGCGTCGGCATCGGCTCGGTGACGCTGCTGCCATGGGTGCAGCACATGATCGAGCAGACCAGCTGGCGCACGGCCTGTACGGCGATGGGGATCCTGGTGCTGGTCGTGCTCGCTCCGATCAACCTGTTGCTGCACAAGCGGCCCGAGGATATCGGGCTGCGGCCGGACGGCGATGCCGCGCCGACCGCGACCTCGGCCAAGCCGGCATCGAACATCGTCGATCCGGTCTGGGCCGGCACCGATTGGACGTTGCCTCGCGCACTGCGCACCGCGCGGTTCTGGTGGATCGCGGTCGGTTATTTCTGCGGCCTGTACATCTGGTACGCGGTGCAGGTACACCAGACCAAGTTCCTGCTCGACATCGGCTTCAGCTCCAGCGTCGGAGTCTGGGCGCTCGGCGTCGTCAGCCTGCTCGGCATTCCCGGCCAGATCTGGCTCGGGCATTTGTCCGATCGCATCGGGCGCGAATGGGTGTGGGCGATCTCCTGCTTCGGCTTCGTGATCTGCTTTGCCGCGCTGGTCGCGCTGCGATATTGGCCGGCCATGCCGCTGATCTATCTCATGGTCTTCACGCAGGGGGCACTGGGTTACGGCCTCACCTCCGTGATGGGGCCGGTGGTGCTGGAGATCTTCCAGGGCAAGCATTACGGCAGCATCTTCGGCACCATCATGCTCGCCGCGTTGGCCGGCGGGGCCGCGGGACCGTGGGCGACCGGGCAGCTCTACGATCTCTCGGGCAGCTATACGGCCGGCTTCACGCTCGGGATCGCGATGAGCCTGCTGTCGGCGATCGCGATCTGGCAGGCTGCGCCCGGCAAGGTGCGCGCCGTCGCGGGACAGATGCACAAGATCGCAAGCAAGGCTTGA
- a CDS encoding phosphatase PAP2 family protein gives MADAYANSIMVDALILGREGTIVPEHHCYAPPLPGIDDRLQLERWEPWVRAYIAIGEMMQGITLRKAPAGHAFQVLSSASLIAEVGRPKRTTFEKQIPLVLSWAELRSERATEIMAQIDPQYAFWSSIVYLHPDRTRRTFELINLVLQFCVYVEMRFKHAMGCYRPVEYNAEVQPMITTPGHGSFPMGHATQAYAVVQVLKALLELNPAKHKMVIDQLERQAARITTNRVIAGVHFPVDSMAGRMLGIALGEYFVGRCKSGHKFRRRKFLAAGIDNAPHTDFNPFSGSQNIHGSAFYSEAAGANIMKSNLMEHLWDAAQYEWMGRFP, from the coding sequence ATGGCCGACGCCTATGCCAATTCAATCATGGTCGATGCACTGATCCTGGGGCGCGAAGGTACGATCGTCCCCGAGCATCATTGCTACGCGCCGCCACTGCCGGGGATCGATGACAGACTGCAATTGGAGCGCTGGGAGCCGTGGGTTCGCGCTTACATCGCGATCGGCGAGATGATGCAAGGGATAACGCTTCGCAAAGCGCCGGCCGGTCACGCTTTCCAGGTCCTGTCGTCCGCATCCCTGATCGCGGAGGTCGGACGTCCGAAGCGGACGACCTTCGAGAAGCAGATCCCGCTGGTGCTGAGCTGGGCCGAACTACGCTCCGAGCGCGCCACCGAGATCATGGCGCAGATCGACCCGCAATACGCGTTCTGGTCCTCGATCGTCTACCTGCATCCCGACCGCACCCGACGCACCTTCGAACTCATCAACCTCGTGCTGCAATTCTGCGTCTACGTGGAAATGCGGTTCAAGCATGCGATGGGCTGTTACCGCCCGGTCGAATACAATGCTGAAGTGCAGCCGATGATCACGACCCCGGGTCACGGCAGCTTCCCGATGGGGCATGCAACGCAGGCTTACGCGGTGGTCCAGGTGCTGAAAGCGTTGCTGGAGCTCAATCCAGCGAAACACAAGATGGTCATCGACCAGCTCGAGCGCCAGGCGGCACGCATCACGACCAACCGCGTGATCGCCGGAGTCCACTTCCCCGTCGACAGCATGGCAGGACGGATGCTGGGTATTGCCCTTGGTGAATACTTCGTCGGGCGTTGCAAGTCAGGCCACAAATTTCGGCGCCGCAAATTCCTCGCCGCCGGAATCGACAACGCCCCGCACACAGATTTCAATCCGTTCAGTGGAAGCCAAAACATCCACGGCAGCGCATTTTATTCCGAAGCCGCGGGCGCGAATATCATGAAATCCAACTTGATGGAGCATCTTTGGGACGCTGCGCAATATGAGTGGATGGGCAGATTCCCATAG
- a CDS encoding TetR/AcrR family transcriptional regulator, which produces MSRVRTRPTRDNTCEKLFEAAAQVFEEQGIGGASIEAIAAAAGFTRGAFYSNFKSKDELIIAMLEDHVEQSIRRNLDLLTRHRTLPDFLEALRTMDRSRQDPLGRSPLLHMEMILFVARAEKRRPELAKRLRARRKLIADIVTTTLKNSGRNGAINPEWTGAIVLALEDGFRLHRLIDPETTPADSCLRAIIDLQRAIGISPS; this is translated from the coding sequence ATGTCAAGGGTTCGAACCAGACCGACACGCGACAACACCTGCGAGAAGCTGTTCGAGGCAGCGGCGCAGGTGTTCGAGGAACAGGGAATTGGCGGCGCCAGCATCGAGGCGATCGCGGCGGCAGCCGGTTTCACGCGCGGCGCGTTTTATTCGAACTTCAAGAGCAAGGATGAATTGATCATCGCGATGCTCGAGGATCACGTCGAGCAATCGATCCGGCGCAATCTCGACCTGCTGACCAGGCACAGGACACTTCCGGATTTCCTCGAGGCGCTCAGGACGATGGATCGCAGCCGGCAGGATCCGCTCGGCCGTTCGCCGCTCCTGCACATGGAGATGATCCTGTTCGTGGCGCGCGCCGAAAAGCGCCGGCCCGAGCTCGCCAAGCGCCTGCGCGCGCGGCGCAAGCTGATCGCCGACATCGTCACGACCACGCTCAAGAACTCTGGGCGGAACGGCGCGATCAACCCGGAATGGACCGGCGCGATCGTGCTGGCGCTGGAAGATGGGTTCCGCCTGCACCGGTTGATCGATCCGGAGACCACGCCGGCAGACAGTTGCCTGCGCGCGATCATCGATCTGCAGCGCGCGATCGGCATCTCGCCTAGCTAA
- a CDS encoding adenylate/guanylate cyclase domain-containing protein has protein sequence MSDDGADKSEGQAVRNEQSDLRAAGGGLVRQEAVVLLVDLVESVRLMRQHETDSVRRWADFVRIVTTQILPRYRGVLVKSLGDGLMARFEAVPDAVAAAAEMHRTLATQNTDIPEDRRFHLRAGINSAIAWSDGTDIYGTGVNLAARLATLAGPGETIASASAHEQLAAALASLADPGETIGSAAARDELTHGVDALCEDLGECILKHFDKPVRAYRVGPASPHPSLIARRDYGTPMEPTIAVIPFNARNSAPAHFDVGNLIADSVIWRLSKSPNLKVISRLSTNVFRGRMSDVAEVSAHLGATYILSGGYVVDAGRILVTAELSAARTNQVVWTDRMRGDIADLLQPESELAQRIASAVHLSVFDAEVEHVLTQPLPTLESYSLLLGSIRLMHRSSKEEFLHTRKILDELIDRHSRIAAPRAWLANWYILRVTRGWSEDRKREATEALNASHAALDRDPSDALALATEGFVHCHLLNDLDTARKRCDQAVDANPSHALGWLYRGTVNAFNGEGEAAVVATRRALELSPLDPQRYYFESLGATAELSAHHYEEAERLARSSLIHNRMHPSTWRVLTIALVSQGRMDDARAALASMRKLEPALTIERYIARIPNAQLETGRWWARCLEMAGLPTTS, from the coding sequence ATGAGTGATGATGGGGCGGACAAGAGCGAAGGGCAGGCCGTCCGGAACGAGCAATCGGATCTTCGGGCCGCAGGCGGCGGACTCGTGCGACAAGAAGCCGTGGTGCTGCTCGTCGATCTCGTGGAGTCGGTGCGGCTCATGCGCCAACATGAGACGGACAGTGTACGCCGCTGGGCTGATTTTGTTCGGATCGTAACCACCCAAATTCTACCCCGCTATCGCGGCGTCCTGGTGAAGAGCCTGGGCGACGGATTGATGGCGCGTTTCGAGGCGGTGCCGGACGCCGTGGCCGCAGCAGCGGAGATGCACCGCACGCTTGCCACGCAGAATACCGATATCCCCGAGGACCGTCGATTCCACCTACGTGCGGGGATCAATTCCGCCATCGCCTGGAGCGACGGCACCGATATCTACGGGACAGGTGTGAACCTGGCAGCCCGGCTGGCGACGCTCGCTGGCCCGGGTGAAACGATTGCCAGCGCGTCCGCGCACGAACAATTGGCAGCCGCGCTGGCAAGCCTTGCCGATCCGGGCGAAACCATTGGCAGCGCCGCGGCGCGCGACGAGCTTACGCACGGGGTGGATGCGCTGTGCGAAGATCTGGGCGAATGCATTCTCAAGCACTTTGACAAGCCGGTGCGCGCGTATCGTGTTGGTCCAGCAAGTCCGCATCCCAGCCTTATCGCTCGGCGTGATTACGGGACACCCATGGAACCGACAATTGCCGTCATCCCCTTCAACGCGCGCAACAGCGCTCCCGCACATTTCGACGTAGGCAATCTTATTGCCGACAGCGTGATCTGGCGATTGTCGAAGTCACCGAATTTGAAGGTCATCTCACGCCTGTCGACCAATGTATTTCGCGGTCGGATGAGCGACGTCGCTGAGGTTTCGGCCCATCTCGGCGCGACGTATATCCTGAGCGGTGGCTATGTCGTGGACGCGGGCCGGATTCTGGTGACAGCGGAGCTTTCTGCCGCGCGCACCAACCAGGTGGTCTGGACCGATCGGATGAGAGGAGACATTGCGGACCTGTTGCAGCCCGAAAGCGAACTGGCCCAACGCATTGCAAGCGCGGTGCATCTGTCGGTCTTTGACGCCGAAGTCGAGCACGTTCTGACCCAGCCGCTGCCGACATTGGAAAGCTATTCGCTGTTACTCGGCAGCATCCGGCTGATGCATCGCTCCAGCAAGGAAGAGTTTCTTCACACCCGCAAGATCCTCGACGAACTGATCGATCGGCACAGTCGGATTGCAGCGCCGCGCGCCTGGCTTGCCAACTGGTATATCCTGCGTGTTACGCGCGGATGGTCGGAGGACCGCAAGCGCGAGGCGACCGAAGCCCTGAACGCTAGCCACGCGGCACTGGACCGCGACCCATCGGACGCCCTTGCGCTGGCGACCGAGGGGTTCGTCCACTGCCATCTGCTGAACGATCTCGATACGGCCCGCAAGCGATGCGATCAGGCCGTCGATGCGAACCCGAGCCATGCGCTTGGCTGGCTGTATCGCGGCACGGTGAACGCTTTCAATGGTGAGGGCGAGGCTGCCGTCGTGGCGACGCGACGAGCATTGGAGCTGTCGCCGCTTGATCCGCAGCGCTACTACTTCGAGTCGCTCGGCGCCACCGCCGAACTTTCCGCACATCACTATGAGGAAGCCGAGCGGCTTGCGCGGTCATCCCTGATACACAACCGCATGCACCCCTCTACCTGGCGGGTGCTCACGATCGCGCTCGTCTCACAAGGACGGATGGACGACGCACGCGCCGCACTGGCCAGCATGCGCAAGCTTGAGCCGGCATTGACCATCGAACGATACATCGCGCGCATCCCGAATGCGCAACTCGAGACAGGCAGGTGGTGGGCACGCTGCCTGGAAATGGCAGGTTTACCAACGACGAGCTGA
- a CDS encoding SulP family inorganic anion transporter, translating into MGQDHPTHANWPIFRSLAAFRPSDLPGDLIAGLTLAAIAIPEQMATSRLGGFSPQIGFFAFVAGSLGFAMFGANRFLSCGADSTITPIFAGGLALMATSGSPDYQALAMALALIVGVIMIAGSLFQLGWIANLLSTPVTVGFLAGISVHILVSQLPGVLGLRTPDGATLYKLGVLAQELGLTNPYTLAIGLGVLALVAGSEAISARIPGALIGLVAATVAVIAGHLESKGVSVVGTVPGTLPNPSFPDLAPERWVKLLSLALLIAIVVMVQTAATTRSFLSDPDKPADVDRDFLGAGVGSLLSGVFGAFPVNASPPRTGIVSETRGRTQLAGLFAAAIVLALLAFGATLLQHVPDAALGGVLLFVALRIIRVKQIVTIFRQSFYEFLLVVATAAAIIVLPIEQGVAVGIALSLLHGIWTTTRGRLVEFVHVPGTTIWWPASRDVAGGHRPGIVVVGQQAPLSFLNAANFHSDVIKMIGASTPKPRLLVIEASGIVEIDFTAAQALHDLFRECRDDGVTVAIARLESTRAQDAFERFNLYDVLPRDHVFHSVDEALRALGGQASADAR; encoded by the coding sequence ATGGGCCAGGATCACCCCACACACGCCAACTGGCCGATCTTCCGTTCGCTCGCCGCGTTCCGGCCGAGCGACCTGCCGGGCGACCTGATCGCCGGGCTGACCCTTGCCGCGATCGCGATCCCCGAGCAGATGGCGACCTCGCGGCTCGGCGGCTTCTCGCCGCAAATCGGCTTCTTCGCCTTCGTCGCGGGCTCGCTCGGCTTTGCGATGTTCGGCGCCAATCGCTTCCTGTCCTGCGGCGCCGATTCCACCATCACGCCGATCTTCGCCGGCGGCCTGGCGCTGATGGCAACATCGGGCTCGCCCGACTATCAGGCGCTCGCGATGGCGCTGGCGCTGATAGTCGGCGTGATCATGATCGCCGGCAGCCTGTTCCAGCTCGGCTGGATCGCCAACCTGCTGTCGACGCCGGTGACGGTCGGCTTCCTCGCCGGCATCTCGGTCCACATCCTGGTCTCGCAGCTGCCCGGCGTGCTCGGCCTGCGCACCCCCGACGGAGCGACGCTCTACAAGCTCGGGGTTCTCGCCCAGGAGCTCGGCCTGACCAATCCCTACACGCTGGCGATCGGCCTCGGCGTGCTGGCGCTCGTCGCCGGATCCGAGGCGATCAGCGCGCGCATTCCGGGTGCGCTGATCGGTCTCGTCGCCGCCACCGTCGCCGTGATCGCCGGCCATCTCGAAAGCAAGGGCGTCAGCGTGGTCGGCACTGTGCCGGGAACGCTGCCGAATCCGTCGTTTCCCGACCTCGCCCCGGAGCGCTGGGTGAAGCTGTTGTCGCTGGCGCTGCTGATCGCAATCGTCGTGATGGTGCAGACGGCGGCGACGACGCGCTCCTTCCTCTCCGACCCGGACAAGCCGGCCGATGTCGACCGCGACTTCCTCGGCGCTGGCGTCGGCAGCCTGCTGTCCGGGGTGTTCGGCGCCTTTCCCGTCAATGCCAGCCCGCCGCGCACCGGCATCGTGTCGGAGACCCGCGGACGCACCCAACTTGCCGGGCTGTTTGCCGCGGCGATCGTGCTCGCGCTGCTGGCGTTCGGCGCGACGCTGCTGCAGCACGTGCCGGATGCCGCGCTCGGCGGCGTGCTGCTGTTCGTCGCGCTACGCATCATCCGCGTCAAGCAGATCGTCACCATCTTCCGGCAGTCGTTCTACGAATTCCTGCTCGTGGTGGCGACCGCCGCCGCGATCATCGTGCTGCCGATCGAGCAAGGCGTCGCCGTCGGCATCGCGCTGTCGCTGCTGCACGGCATCTGGACCACGACGCGCGGCCGGCTCGTCGAGTTCGTTCACGTGCCCGGCACGACGATCTGGTGGCCGGCGAGCCGGGATGTCGCCGGCGGGCACCGGCCCGGAATTGTCGTCGTCGGCCAGCAGGCGCCGCTATCATTCCTCAACGCCGCGAACTTCCACAGCGACGTGATCAAGATGATCGGAGCATCGACACCGAAGCCGCGGCTGCTGGTGATCGAGGCCAGCGGCATCGTCGAGATCGACTTCACCGCCGCGCAGGCCCTGCACGATTTGTTCCGCGAATGCCGCGACGACGGCGTTACAGTGGCGATCGCCCGGCTGGAATCGACACGCGCGCAGGACGCGTTCGAACGCTTCAACCTCTACGATGTCCTGCCGAGGGATCACGTCTTCCACAGCGTCGACGAAGCCCTGCGTGCGCTTGGCGGCCAGGCATCGGCCGACGCGCGGTGA
- a CDS encoding cytochrome c biogenesis protein CcdA encodes MHDVSIPAALIAGLVSFLSPCVLPLVPPYLIYLTGATIEQVNQDGATATSKRAVMTAALMFVLGFSTVFVALGASASFVGSLVRAWSAELSILAGIVIIVMGLHFLGVTRIGLLMREGRLTAPKPVGLWGAYVMGLAFAFGWTPCIGPILAAILSIAASTATVTKGAGLLAVYSAGLGIPFLLAAFMIKQFSSLFARMKGHLDTVERVMGVLMVVTGIGFLTGAVSSVSVWLLETFPALQNIG; translated from the coding sequence ATGCACGACGTCTCGATTCCGGCAGCCCTGATCGCCGGCCTTGTCAGCTTCTTGTCGCCCTGCGTGCTGCCGCTGGTGCCGCCCTATCTGATCTATCTGACCGGCGCGACCATCGAGCAGGTCAACCAGGACGGCGCGACCGCGACCTCCAAGCGCGCGGTGATGACGGCGGCGCTGATGTTCGTGCTCGGCTTCTCCACCGTGTTCGTCGCGCTCGGCGCCAGCGCCTCCTTCGTCGGCAGCCTGGTGCGCGCCTGGTCGGCGGAGCTGTCGATCCTGGCCGGCATCGTCATCATCGTCATGGGCCTGCACTTCCTGGGCGTGACCCGGATCGGCCTCCTGATGCGCGAGGGGCGGCTGACCGCGCCCAAACCGGTCGGGCTGTGGGGCGCCTATGTCATGGGCCTGGCCTTCGCCTTCGGCTGGACGCCGTGCATCGGACCGATCCTGGCGGCGATCCTCTCGATCGCGGCGTCCACAGCCACCGTGACCAAGGGCGCCGGGCTGCTCGCGGTCTATTCCGCCGGGCTCGGCATCCCCTTCCTGCTCGCAGCGTTCATGATCAAGCAGTTCTCGTCGCTGTTCGCGCGGATGAAGGGCCACCTCGACACCGTGGAGCGGGTGATGGGCGTCTTGATGGTGGTCACCGGCATCGGCTTCCTGACCGGTGCCGTCTCCAGCGTCAGCGTCTGGCTGCTCGAGACCTTCCCGGCGCTGCAAAATATCGGCTAG